The following coding sequences are from one Saprospiraceae bacterium window:
- a CDS encoding MmcQ/YjbR family DNA-binding protein: MNIDSFMQYCLSKPFTSHDFPFGEETLVFRVKGKIFALTGLEAGHLQVNLKYDTNLIDEIRDKYEEVQPGYHMNKRHWNTVDFEGKLSDKILKELIDHSYSQVVKGLSKKDRIGLE; the protein is encoded by the coding sequence ATGAATATTGACAGCTTTATGCAGTATTGCTTATCCAAACCTTTTACGTCTCATGACTTTCCTTTTGGTGAAGAAACTCTAGTCTTCAGGGTAAAGGGAAAGATATTTGCCTTGACAGGTTTGGAAGCAGGTCACCTGCAGGTCAATCTCAAGTATGATACAAATCTCATCGACGAGATCCGGGACAAGTATGAAGAAGTCCAGCCTGGATATCATATGAATAAGAGACATTGGAACACAGTAGATTTTGAAGGGAAGCTTTCAGACAAAATATTGAAGGAATTGATAGATCACAGTTATTCTCAGGTTGTCAAAGGCTTATCCAAAAAAGACAGGATAGGATTGGAATAA
- a CDS encoding endonuclease, whose translation MRWKQILLALTWIFSLEYGAAQWHNQTLYPNDSGLILITKLVNDFKPSIVLDYSPARVKMYTEIYNEADTVRCVYTKHALYVNHLSQDAIADLYKNGNPNGITCEHTFPQSMGAETGNARSDMHHLYPSRAAVNEARWNYPYSEIDDTKTKHWFYKSTDLILKPGKEINEYSESIDGFFEPREDHKGNVARAIFYFFTMYELQSNKSFFEGMKKTLCDWHLQDPVDSLEWARTYAIAKYQENKANPFVLDCSLTRRTYCPQSAVCKTTESYFLDDISVQLFPNPSQDFFEVITDQSFDIRSLQISDMEGISKSLNFEKYENRYQVRLNDISPGLYLLRITSQDGKFILKKLIIR comes from the coding sequence ATGAGGTGGAAACAAATACTCTTAGCACTAACATGGATATTCAGCTTAGAATATGGGGCCGCGCAATGGCACAACCAAACTTTATACCCTAACGACTCAGGATTAATACTGATAACAAAACTGGTCAATGATTTCAAACCTTCAATAGTTCTGGATTACTCTCCAGCTCGGGTAAAAATGTACACAGAAATTTACAACGAGGCAGATACGGTCAGATGTGTTTATACAAAACATGCACTCTATGTCAACCATCTGAGTCAAGATGCAATCGCAGATCTATATAAAAATGGAAATCCAAATGGCATCACATGTGAGCATACATTTCCACAGAGCATGGGTGCTGAAACAGGAAATGCAAGATCAGACATGCATCATCTCTATCCAAGTAGAGCAGCCGTAAACGAAGCAAGATGGAATTATCCCTATTCTGAAATCGACGACACAAAAACAAAACACTGGTTCTATAAATCCACTGATCTCATTTTGAAACCAGGAAAAGAAATCAATGAATATAGCGAATCTATAGATGGTTTTTTTGAACCCAGAGAAGATCACAAAGGAAATGTTGCTCGAGCGATATTTTATTTTTTCACGATGTACGAATTACAATCCAACAAAAGTTTTTTTGAAGGCATGAAAAAAACTCTTTGTGATTGGCACCTTCAGGATCCTGTAGATTCATTGGAATGGGCAAGGACATATGCGATTGCAAAGTATCAGGAAAACAAAGCTAATCCTTTTGTTTTGGATTGTAGTCTCACCCGACGGACATATTGCCCACAATCTGCTGTTTGTAAAACTACAGAATCATATTTTTTAGATGATATTTCTGTTCAACTATTTCCAAATCCAAGCCAGGATTTTTTTGAAGTGATTACCGACCAAAGTTTTGATATCAGGTCTCTTCAAATTTCAGATATGGAAGGCATTTCTAAGTCACTGAATTTTGAAAAATATGAAAACAGGTACCAAGTAAGATTAAATGATATTTCACCAGGATTATATCTTTTGAGAATCACATCTCAAGATGGAAAATTCATTCTTAAAAAATTAATCATCAGGTAG